From Malaciobacter mytili LMG 24559:
AGTAGTTGATACGCTGTTAGCTTTGCCAACAGTAGTAATAGGCTTAATAGCATATACAATGTTATCAAAAAGTGGATTTTTTGGTGAATTTAATCTTTTATTTAGTCAAAAAGCTATTATTATTGGTCAAATTGTTTTAGGTCTTCCTATTATTATTGCCTTAACTGCAACTCAAGTAGAAGCTATTGATAAAAGATTATATCTTTCTTTAAAAGGTCTTGGTGCAAACTCTAGGCAAATATTAGTTGCAACTTTAATTGAAGCTAGATTTGGTCTTATGACTGCTGCTATGACTGCTTATGGCAGAATTATTACAGAAATTGGTATTTCTATGATGGTTGGTGGAAATATAAAATATCATACAAGAACTATTACTACGGCAATTGCTTTAGAAACAGGAAAAGGTGAGTTTGTTACAGGTATTGCCTTAGGATTGGTTCTTTTTTGTGTTGCACTAATGGTTAATATTGCTTTATCTATGTTAAAAAGGAAATGGGTACAGTGAAAATACTTTATGAATTGAAAAATCTTCAATACTTTCACGAAGAAAAAAGAGTTTTAAATATAGATAAATTGATATTGGAAGAAAATCAAATTATAGGTGTTTTTGGTCCAAATGGAAGTGGTAAATCAACTTTATTTTCTCTTTTATCTTTTATTACAAAGCCAAATTATGGTCAGTTATATTTTAATGAAATAGATTCAAGGAAATTAGATTTTTCTTTAAAACAAAATGTTGTAATTTTGCCACAAAATCCATATCTTTTAAAAAGAACAGTTTTTGATAATATTGCTTATGGTTTACAATTAAGAAAAGATACAAAAGATTTAAAGCAAAGAGTTTTTGAAGCTTT
This genomic window contains:
- a CDS encoding ABC transporter permease translates to MNLFTDGFNEALQLLISGNDSVYSAIIVTVTVSSWSLFISLLIGLPLGFLLGYYNFPGKSVVRIVVDTLLALPTVVIGLIAYTMLSKSGFFGEFNLLFSQKAIIIGQIVLGLPIIIALTATQVEAIDKRLYLSLKGLGANSRQILVATLIEARFGLMTAAMTAYGRIITEIGISMMVGGNIKYHTRTITTAIALETGKGEFVTGIALGLVLFCVALMVNIALSMLKRKWVQ